The Ornithinimicrobium faecis genome includes a window with the following:
- a CDS encoding WD40/YVTN/BNR-like repeat-containing protein: MRRLTRSGLAAAALALILASATSAGATDHAPRSAPGVPDDFSPAATSWTSPSQGWVLGFVPCEDGSCAEVLHTMTGGNSWAALQAPGLHPSEFGNSPQLQATQTRWVTTLVATNTEDTVISTTGGESWRPVDVPADKVGDLAATTDGIYLTAHATEGEQVVTTLWRTPNTRSAWEPVEGVAAEVPGQLGSVMSDIAVVPSGVRLVGTSAFDAPTHAWSSPDGAELEEIKAPCGDLATQFFGLADDEHQFALCSQNPGRGAMDKELFRSSDGVTFESVGTLPPRTGITSDFAVANGDTVAIGATGGDTGIVHMTFDGGQTWETPLFAADTGPVLDLSFQDQDHGVLLTGYPGLGTSVIYRTSDGGHTWEPLDL, translated from the coding sequence ATGCGCAGACTGACACGCTCGGGCCTGGCCGCAGCGGCCCTGGCGCTCATCCTGGCCAGTGCCACGTCAGCCGGAGCCACGGACCACGCGCCGCGATCTGCACCGGGCGTGCCAGATGACTTCAGCCCCGCGGCCACCAGTTGGACCTCTCCGAGTCAGGGGTGGGTGCTCGGCTTCGTCCCGTGCGAGGACGGCAGCTGCGCCGAGGTGTTGCACACCATGACGGGCGGAAACTCCTGGGCGGCCCTGCAGGCCCCTGGCCTGCATCCGTCCGAGTTCGGGAACAGCCCCCAGCTCCAGGCAACCCAGACCCGGTGGGTGACGACGCTGGTCGCGACCAACACTGAGGACACCGTCATCAGCACGACCGGCGGGGAGTCGTGGCGTCCGGTGGACGTGCCGGCGGACAAGGTGGGTGACCTGGCCGCGACGACCGATGGGATCTATCTCACGGCACACGCCACCGAGGGGGAGCAGGTGGTCACGACACTGTGGCGCACCCCGAACACCCGGTCTGCGTGGGAGCCGGTGGAGGGCGTTGCCGCCGAGGTGCCCGGTCAGCTGGGGTCGGTGATGAGCGATATCGCCGTCGTCCCCTCGGGGGTGCGACTGGTCGGCACCTCCGCCTTTGACGCTCCCACTCACGCCTGGTCCTCGCCCGACGGTGCCGAGCTCGAGGAGATCAAGGCACCCTGCGGTGACCTGGCGACCCAGTTCTTCGGTCTCGCCGACGACGAGCACCAGTTCGCGCTGTGCAGCCAGAACCCCGGACGGGGAGCCATGGACAAGGAGTTGTTCCGCTCCTCCGACGGAGTCACCTTCGAGTCCGTCGGGACCCTGCCTCCGCGGACCGGCATCACCAGCGACTTCGCCGTCGCCAACGGGGACACCGTCGCGATCGGTGCCACCGGCGGGGACACGGGCATCGTGCACATGACCTTCGACGGCGGACAGACCTGGGAGACACCGCTGTTCGCGGCGGACACCGGGCCGGTCCTCGATCTGAGCTTCCAGGACCAGGACCACGGTGTGCTGCTGACGGGCTATCCGGGCCTGGGGACCAGCGTCATCTACCGGACCTCCGACGGCGGCCACACGTGGGAGCCGCTGGACCTCTGA
- a CDS encoding LLM class flavin-dependent oxidoreductase, producing MPLPVSILDLATIARDQTVAESLAGVVSLAQKAEETGYQRVWYAEHHNMASIASSATSVLIAHVAAHTNTIRLGSGGIMLPNHAPLTVAEQFGTLETLHPGRIDLGLGRAPGGDQNTMRALRRDAASAETFPQDVLELQGYLRGQSRIPGVNAYPGKGTDVPLYILGSSLFGAGLAAALGLPYAFASHFAPAALHDAIALYRREFKASEQLDKPYLIAAYNIFAADNQADAERQQQEIMRTRVALLLRPGTEYTDEQADELLNSPQAHHLRQMMTYSAVGTPDIVHQKVTEFAEQTGADELIIAHQGPRVEERLRSAELFAEAYLT from the coding sequence ATGCCGCTCCCCGTCTCGATCCTCGACCTCGCAACCATCGCCCGTGACCAGACCGTTGCCGAGTCACTGGCCGGCGTCGTGTCCCTGGCCCAGAAGGCGGAGGAGACCGGTTACCAACGGGTGTGGTACGCCGAGCACCACAACATGGCCTCGATCGCGTCCTCGGCAACCTCAGTGCTCATCGCCCACGTCGCTGCGCACACCAACACCATCCGGCTCGGCTCCGGCGGCATCATGCTGCCCAACCACGCCCCGCTGACGGTCGCCGAGCAGTTCGGCACCCTGGAGACCCTCCACCCCGGGCGGATCGACCTTGGCTTGGGCCGCGCGCCGGGCGGCGACCAGAACACGATGCGTGCGCTGCGGCGGGATGCCGCCTCCGCTGAGACCTTCCCCCAGGACGTCCTCGAGCTGCAGGGGTACCTGCGCGGTCAGTCACGGATCCCGGGCGTCAACGCCTACCCAGGCAAAGGCACCGACGTCCCGCTGTACATCCTCGGCTCCTCGCTGTTCGGCGCCGGGCTGGCAGCCGCCCTCGGCCTGCCCTACGCCTTCGCCTCGCACTTCGCCCCAGCCGCCCTCCACGACGCGATCGCGCTGTATCGCCGCGAGTTCAAGGCATCCGAGCAGCTCGACAAGCCCTACCTCATCGCCGCCTACAACATCTTCGCCGCTGATAACCAAGCCGATGCCGAGCGACAGCAGCAGGAGATCATGCGCACCCGTGTGGCACTGCTCCTACGCCCAGGCACCGAGTACACGGACGAGCAGGCCGACGAGTTGCTCAACTCCCCACAGGCCCACCACCTCCGCCAGATGATGACCTACAGCGCCGTCGGCACTCCCGACATCGTCCACCAGAAGGTCACAGAGTTCGCCGAGCAGACGGGCGCCGACGAGCTCATCATCGCCCACCAGGGCCCCCGGGTGGAGGAACGGCTTCGGTCCGCCGAGCTTTTCGCCGAGGCCTACCTCACCTGA
- a CDS encoding nuclear transport factor 2 family protein, protein MTPDDAMMINKLLADYRHVVDDHDWDRAHEVFAEDFVFEMGDSGRPDLHGIADIVATFKGRNMYAHVTTNVSITEDDDGTVRAHSKFIGFPNEGPPVTGDYHDELVKTPAGWRLRRRRGELRQRKFFD, encoded by the coding sequence ATGACGCCTGATGACGCGATGATGATCAACAAGCTGCTGGCCGACTACAGGCACGTCGTCGACGATCACGACTGGGACCGTGCCCACGAGGTGTTCGCCGAGGACTTCGTCTTCGAGATGGGTGACAGTGGTCGCCCGGACCTGCATGGGATCGCTGACATCGTGGCCACGTTCAAGGGCCGCAACATGTACGCCCATGTCACCACCAACGTCAGCATCACCGAGGACGACGACGGGACGGTCCGGGCACACAGCAAGTTCATCGGTTTCCCCAACGAGGGCCCACCGGTCACCGGGGACTACCACGACGAGCTGGTCAAGACCCCGGCCGGATGGCGATTGCGGCGGCGCAGAGGAGAGCTCCGGCAGCGCAAGTTCTTCGACTGA
- a CDS encoding flavin reductase family protein, producing the protein MPVATDFRAAMAQTPSAVSVVTTVANDVPYGTTVSDFISLSMDPPMMLVSLDNDSTLLSKLSIGSTVGVNVLAVGQGQLATHFASKRPDKFADIPWTLVDGAPNLPGRHAWITLTVTTRIPASDHTLVLGNVVTARPSANTRPLTYCQHTFGTHTIGR; encoded by the coding sequence GTGCCTGTCGCGACAGACTTTCGTGCGGCGATGGCCCAGACCCCGTCCGCGGTCTCGGTCGTGACAACAGTGGCCAACGACGTGCCCTACGGCACCACGGTCAGTGACTTCATCTCACTGTCCATGGACCCGCCCATGATGCTCGTGTCCCTCGACAACGACTCGACGCTGTTGTCCAAGCTGTCCATCGGATCCACTGTCGGCGTCAACGTGCTCGCAGTAGGCCAGGGCCAGCTCGCCACGCACTTCGCCTCGAAACGACCCGACAAGTTCGCCGACATCCCGTGGACCCTCGTGGACGGCGCTCCCAACCTTCCCGGGCGGCACGCCTGGATCACGCTGACGGTGACCACCCGCATCCCGGCCAGTGACCACACTCTGGTGCTTGGCAACGTGGTCACAGCCAGGCCATCTGCGAACACCAGACCCCTGACCTACTGCCAACACACCTTCGGCACCCACACCATTGGGCGCTGA
- a CDS encoding MarR family winged helix-turn-helix transcriptional regulator encodes MDNAATLDEFERSLATVLRLLADRDTVGDVARRSGFDLPPASWSLLEHLDTRGALRVSDIAACHGVDISSVTPRLKRLEAAGLVTRERVPTDARAFLISITKEGIRALESVHAARRDILQAAVEGIKPEDLAITATVLSQVARRVATEPVMIGPGH; translated from the coding sequence ATGGACAACGCCGCGACATTAGATGAGTTTGAGCGCTCACTGGCGACGGTCCTTCGCCTCCTGGCCGACCGGGACACCGTCGGCGACGTCGCCCGGCGCTCCGGGTTTGACCTTCCGCCTGCGTCCTGGTCGCTGCTGGAGCACCTGGACACCCGGGGAGCGCTGCGAGTCTCCGACATCGCGGCCTGCCACGGGGTCGACATCTCGTCCGTGACGCCCCGCCTGAAGCGCCTTGAGGCAGCAGGGCTGGTCACCCGGGAGCGGGTGCCCACCGATGCCCGCGCGTTCCTCATCAGCATCACAAAGGAGGGCATCCGAGCGCTCGAATCCGTGCACGCAGCGCGACGTGACATCCTCCAGGCAGCCGTCGAGGGGATCAAACCCGAAGACCTTGCCATCACCGCCACAGTCCTGTCCCAGGTGGCGCGGCGCGTGGCCACCGAGCCCGTCATGATCGGACCAGGACACTGA
- a CDS encoding MsnO8 family LLM class oxidoreductase, with translation MKLSIVDLGTVAPDTTESDALADSLALARHAERFGFHRVWFAEHHLSRSGASHHPELLIAAAATQTSSIRLGSGAVLMNHYSPFKVAEMFQQLEAMTPGRIDLGMGRATGGPVIDLALQQDRSQRLQVDHQQQVLETLSWLYGTFPEDHPFTGHPLMPTVSHIPQTWLLGSSPNGSNLAAGLGIGYTFAGFINPSGAAGAMRHYRESFQPGGFGLESPRAILAVNVTVGEDQDEGERLVGSAKGFYARLGRMGGASTVPSADVAARELTAAQQAEPTTISDGQWPRFVAGGPDQVRATLEQMIEESGADELMVQNLIADPADRLRSHELLADIFALTPAA, from the coding sequence ATGAAGCTGTCGATCGTCGACCTCGGGACGGTCGCTCCGGACACCACGGAGAGCGATGCCCTGGCTGACTCTTTGGCGCTGGCCCGTCATGCGGAGCGCTTCGGGTTCCACCGGGTGTGGTTCGCCGAGCATCACCTCAGCCGTTCGGGGGCCTCTCACCATCCGGAGTTGCTGATTGCCGCAGCGGCCACACAGACGTCGAGCATCCGGTTGGGCTCGGGGGCGGTGCTGATGAACCACTACAGCCCTTTCAAGGTTGCTGAGATGTTCCAGCAACTTGAGGCGATGACTCCGGGCCGCATCGATCTCGGGATGGGTCGCGCGACGGGTGGCCCGGTGATCGACCTGGCGCTCCAGCAGGATCGGAGCCAGCGCCTCCAGGTGGACCACCAGCAACAGGTTCTTGAGACGCTCTCGTGGCTGTATGGGACCTTCCCCGAGGACCACCCGTTCACCGGCCACCCGCTGATGCCGACCGTTTCGCACATCCCCCAGACCTGGTTGCTGGGCTCGAGCCCGAACGGGTCCAATCTGGCAGCCGGGCTCGGGATCGGTTACACCTTCGCCGGGTTCATCAATCCGTCCGGAGCCGCCGGGGCCATGCGTCACTACCGTGAGTCGTTTCAACCAGGCGGGTTTGGGCTGGAATCACCTCGCGCGATCCTCGCCGTCAATGTCACCGTCGGCGAGGACCAGGACGAGGGGGAGCGCCTCGTCGGCTCGGCGAAAGGGTTCTATGCACGGCTGGGCCGGATGGGTGGCGCCAGCACGGTGCCGTCGGCCGACGTCGCCGCCCGTGAACTCACCGCAGCCCAGCAGGCAGAGCCGACCACGATCAGCGACGGGCAGTGGCCACGATTCGTCGCAGGCGGTCCCGACCAGGTCCGCGCGACCCTGGAGCAGATGATCGAGGAGAGTGGCGCCGATGAACTGATGGTCCAGAACCTCATCGCAGATCCCGCCGACCGCCTGCGTTCCCACGAACTGCTCGCCGACATCTTCGCCCTGACGCCTGCTGCCTAG
- a CDS encoding DUF664 domain-containing protein, protein MMREQRVLLEHLRAERSHVLASAAGLSEADMTRVVAPSGWSFAQLLNHLVYDVEIFWGGAIVGGDDEAIARIRDGWKTPVISGAESVEQYERWTSRVDSVLTRADLDAPPSWWPSEEVFPFPPFADARHCVFRLLVETATHAGHLDMAREAIDGHQYLVVN, encoded by the coding sequence ATGATGCGGGAACAACGTGTGCTCCTCGAGCACCTGCGGGCGGAGCGGTCACACGTGCTGGCGAGTGCCGCCGGGCTCAGCGAGGCGGATATGACCAGGGTCGTCGCGCCGTCCGGATGGTCATTCGCCCAACTGCTGAACCACCTTGTCTATGACGTCGAGATCTTCTGGGGCGGCGCGATCGTCGGTGGAGATGACGAGGCGATAGCCCGCATCCGGGACGGCTGGAAAACTCCGGTCATCTCGGGGGCTGAGTCCGTCGAGCAGTATGAGCGCTGGACCAGCCGCGTGGACTCTGTGCTCACCCGGGCAGACCTCGACGCACCACCGAGTTGGTGGCCCTCGGAGGAGGTCTTTCCGTTTCCACCGTTCGCAGACGCACGGCATTGCGTCTTTCGACTCCTCGTCGAGACCGCCACGCACGCCGGCCACCTGGACATGGCCCGCGAGGCGATCGACGGTCACCAGTATCTCGTCGTCAACTGA
- a CDS encoding OsmC family protein: MSQATSTTAQTSTASQDTSVGEPQIIRPEVRTTLVTGTATEVTVQAGAHRYTIDEPAGLGGTDKGANPVEHLLGALGACQVITFQVWADKLGIAVEEIDIALTGELDLRGFFGIDPNVRPGFSSIDVAVQISGSETQERYEELVETVERHCPVLDSLGNQVPVRATFAIV, encoded by the coding sequence ATGTCTCAAGCCACGAGCACCACCGCCCAGACCAGCACCGCTTCCCAGGACACCTCTGTCGGCGAGCCCCAGATCATCCGTCCCGAGGTGCGCACCACTCTCGTCACCGGCACCGCCACCGAGGTCACGGTGCAGGCCGGCGCCCACCGCTACACGATCGACGAGCCTGCCGGGCTCGGCGGCACCGACAAGGGCGCCAACCCCGTCGAGCACCTGCTCGGCGCGCTCGGCGCCTGCCAGGTCATCACCTTCCAGGTCTGGGCCGACAAGCTCGGAATTGCCGTTGAGGAGATCGACATCGCGCTGACCGGTGAGCTCGACCTGCGCGGGTTCTTCGGCATCGACCCCAATGTCCGGCCCGGCTTCTCATCGATCGACGTGGCCGTCCAGATCTCCGGCTCCGAGACGCAGGAGCGCTACGAGGAGCTGGTCGAGACAGTCGAGCGTCATTGCCCGGTGCTCGACAGCCTCGGCAACCAGGTGCCTGTGCGGGCGACCTTCGCGATCGTCTGA
- a CDS encoding addiction module protein: MVRPALKATVDQLSETERRDLLHYLEQGVDDGFTLTQEQVAELERRDAELVTGAVDPLTVGELMQRVRSRLR, from the coding sequence ATGGTGAGGCCAGCGCTCAAGGCGACAGTTGATCAGCTCAGTGAAACCGAGCGCCGCGATTTGCTGCACTACCTGGAGCAGGGTGTTGATGACGGTTTCACACTCACCCAGGAGCAGGTCGCTGAGTTGGAGCGACGCGATGCTGAGCTCGTGACTGGTGCTGTCGATCCGCTGACTGTTGGTGAACTCATGCAGCGAGTGCGTTCCCGGCTTCGGTGA
- a CDS encoding type II toxin-antitoxin system RelE/ParE family toxin: protein MTSYVLHLSPAIEGDAAVAAEHYADIDSELGLRFADELERTLYLIESYPLAGRHLYDEVRRMVLGVFPYLLTYRVDSQHIRVQLLAHTHREPEWIKRAISDRS, encoded by the coding sequence GTGACCTCCTATGTCCTCCACCTATCACCCGCGATCGAGGGGGACGCGGCAGTCGCGGCCGAGCATTATGCGGACATCGACTCGGAACTGGGCCTTCGTTTCGCCGACGAGCTTGAACGCACGCTGTACTTGATCGAGTCCTACCCTCTAGCGGGCCGGCACCTGTACGACGAGGTCCGACGGATGGTGCTTGGGGTCTTCCCCTACCTGCTGACCTACCGTGTCGATAGCCAGCACATCCGCGTGCAACTGCTCGCCCACACGCATCGGGAACCGGAGTGGATCAAGAGGGCCATCAGCGATCGCTCCTGA
- a CDS encoding addiction module protein, which produces MTSTSDVFESALTLPESERADLAHQLIASLEEPADDPAVVAEEWNAEIRRRLASVESGTTVGIPWAPA; this is translated from the coding sequence ATGACTTCGACCAGCGACGTCTTTGAGTCGGCCCTCACTTTGCCCGAGAGCGAGCGGGCCGACCTGGCGCACCAACTCATCGCCAGCTTGGAAGAGCCGGCGGATGATCCTGCCGTGGTGGCCGAGGAGTGGAACGCCGAGATCAGGCGCCGGCTAGCCAGCGTCGAGTCGGGGACGACCGTCGGAATCCCCTGGGCCCCGGCCTGA
- a CDS encoding polyprenyl synthetase family protein, translating into MPTPHPIDTPQLRERLQSALDENLAHQREVLHELGDQVAHLVDEIAALLSGGKRLRAAFLYWGYRALGGPDSPELIRAASSMELFQAAALLHDDVMDDSDLRRGRPTAHRSFAASHHEHAWAGESARFGHAAAILAGNLCLTWCDSTFSASGLPATEIASARGEFDNMRTQLMGGQYLDVLDAAQGWEGLDHAERLERSRTVIRYKSAKYSVEQPLLIGARAAGAGTDTLTGLSAYGIALGEAFQIRDDVLGVYGNPQTTGKPAGDDLREGKRTVLIAHALALGSEEDVATLLGLLGRADLTDEQVTVCRDLLERVGAVSATEEMISTIAARALEALQATPGLTDEGRAALADLVEISTARAT; encoded by the coding sequence GTGCCCACTCCCCACCCCATCGACACCCCGCAGCTGCGCGAGCGCCTGCAGAGCGCGCTCGATGAGAACCTCGCCCACCAGCGGGAGGTCCTGCACGAGCTCGGCGACCAGGTGGCCCACCTGGTCGACGAGATCGCCGCGCTGCTCAGCGGCGGCAAGCGACTGCGGGCCGCCTTCCTCTATTGGGGCTATCGCGCCCTCGGCGGCCCGGACTCCCCCGAGCTGATCCGCGCCGCGAGCTCGATGGAGCTGTTCCAGGCCGCCGCGCTGCTCCATGACGACGTGATGGACGACTCCGACCTGCGCCGGGGCCGCCCCACCGCGCACCGCTCTTTCGCCGCGAGCCACCACGAGCACGCCTGGGCTGGCGAGTCAGCACGCTTCGGTCACGCCGCGGCGATCCTGGCCGGCAACCTCTGCCTCACCTGGTGCGACAGCACGTTCTCCGCCTCGGGCCTTCCTGCGACCGAGATCGCTTCTGCCAGAGGCGAGTTCGACAACATGCGCACCCAGCTGATGGGCGGGCAGTATCTCGACGTCCTGGACGCCGCTCAGGGCTGGGAGGGGCTGGATCACGCCGAGCGACTCGAGCGCTCCCGCACCGTGATCCGTTACAAGAGTGCGAAATACAGCGTCGAACAGCCTCTGCTGATCGGGGCCCGCGCCGCGGGGGCCGGGACAGACACGCTCACTGGACTGTCGGCATACGGCATCGCTCTGGGTGAGGCCTTCCAGATCCGCGATGACGTCCTGGGCGTCTATGGCAATCCGCAGACCACCGGCAAACCGGCCGGCGACGACCTGCGCGAGGGCAAGCGCACCGTCCTGATCGCACACGCCCTCGCCCTGGGGAGCGAGGAAGACGTGGCCACCCTGCTCGGACTGCTCGGCCGAGCAGACCTGACCGACGAGCAGGTGACCGTATGCCGTGACCTCCTCGAGCGCGTCGGTGCGGTCAGTGCAACGGAGGAGATGATCTCCACCATCGCCGCCAGGGCCTTGGAGGCACTCCAAGCCACCCCTGGCCTGACCGACGAGGGCCGCGCAGCCCTGGCCGACCTCGTGGAGATCAGCACGGCTCGCGCCACCTGA
- a CDS encoding DUF6504 family protein — protein sequence MSRRYADPVEVRLGVPQIGRRVVVPAGVDVATVPTAFLWRGRLHVVQAVLEHWTQRLPWWRMPWGEESPGLTSAGVPSVGSSAGGTTAEITAAGVTTTEVTTEQLEREVWRVEASAGRLMQTGVYDLTKDDRWRLVRVAD from the coding sequence ATGAGCCGGAGATATGCAGACCCGGTCGAGGTGCGGTTGGGCGTCCCACAGATCGGGCGGCGGGTGGTGGTGCCGGCCGGGGTGGACGTCGCGACGGTGCCGACGGCCTTCCTCTGGCGGGGGCGGCTGCACGTCGTGCAGGCGGTGCTCGAGCACTGGACCCAGCGACTGCCCTGGTGGCGTATGCCGTGGGGCGAGGAGTCCCCAGGGCTCACTTCTGCGGGGGTTCCCTCAGTAGGGAGCTCGGCAGGGGGCACCACGGCGGAGATCACCGCGGCAGGGGTCACCACGACGGAGGTCACCACCGAGCAGCTGGAGCGCGAGGTCTGGCGTGTGGAGGCCAGCGCCGGACGACTGATGCAGACAGGGGTCTATGACCTGACCAAGGACGACCGGTGGCGCCTGGTGCGCGTCGCCGACTGA
- a CDS encoding SAV_6107 family HEPN domain-containing protein has product MSTQEAPAGASVGASAGTVLDLLDRSRAGLIQACQSPTATERYTEAHLAALRAAAALVAARTVTAGRSRPRSVWEVLPGIAPELGEWAIFFAASGRRRLALERASGGVSAREADDLVRQSESFLELVRAALHLPFAEPLPGELAPTTPW; this is encoded by the coding sequence ATGAGCACACAGGAGGCGCCGGCGGGTGCATCAGTGGGGGCGTCGGCAGGCACGGTGCTGGACCTGCTCGACCGCTCCCGCGCCGGCCTGATCCAGGCCTGCCAGAGTCCCACCGCCACCGAGCGCTACACCGAGGCCCACCTGGCGGCACTGCGAGCCGCAGCTGCCCTGGTCGCAGCCCGCACCGTCACTGCTGGCCGGTCCCGCCCGCGCAGCGTGTGGGAGGTGCTGCCCGGCATCGCACCGGAGCTCGGCGAGTGGGCGATCTTCTTCGCCGCGAGCGGTCGGCGCCGGCTGGCGCTGGAGCGGGCCTCCGGCGGGGTCAGTGCACGGGAGGCCGACGACCTGGTGCGTCAGAGCGAGTCCTTCCTGGAGCTGGTCCGCGCCGCGTTGCACCTGCCGTTCGCCGAGCCGCTGCCCGGTGAGCTCGCGCCGACCACCCCCTGGTGA